In the genome of Vicinamibacteria bacterium, one region contains:
- a CDS encoding DUF2911 domain-containing protein, translating into MMMMKRFGLFSGVLALAISAQAHGADRGEAKATVAGKVVSIDYGRPNLKGRDMLAQAEVGKPWRMGADAPTTLKTEADLSFGSTAVPKGEYVLTATKLGEDKWQLNVTKADKEKTKVAEVPLTPSKLPASVEALTIEVKGDKNKGEFSLSWGTTALKTDFSAK; encoded by the coding sequence ATGATGATGATGAAGCGCTTTGGTTTGTTCTCCGGTGTCCTGGCCCTTGCCATCTCCGCCCAAGCCCACGGCGCGGATCGCGGCGAGGCCAAGGCCACGGTCGCGGGTAAGGTCGTCTCGATCGACTACGGCCGACCCAACCTTAAGGGACGGGACATGCTGGCCCAGGCCGAGGTCGGCAAGCCCTGGCGCATGGGGGCCGACGCTCCCACCACCCTCAAGACCGAGGCCGACCTCAGCTTCGGGAGCACGGCCGTACCCAAGGGTGAGTACGTTCTCACCGCCACCAAGCTGGGGGAGGACAAGTGGCAGCTCAACGTCACCAAGGCGGACAAGGAGAAAACCAAGGTGGCGGAAGTCCCGCTCACCCCGTCGAAGCTGCCGGCGAGCGTCGAGGCCCTGACCATCGAGGTCAAGGGCGACAAGAACAAGGGCGAGTTCAGCCTGTCCTGGGGAACCACCGCCCTCAAGACCGACTTCTCGGCCAAGTAG
- a CDS encoding amino acid permease, which produces MKGENRLRRVLGPVQLSALGIGAVIGTGIFVLTGQAAHDRTGPALMLSFVASGTACIFAALCYAEFASMVPVAGSAYTYAYATMGELFAWIIGWDLILEYAVASMTVAHGWSKNFQDILAVFGVHLPKALSSSPFDYDPSLGHFVGTGSVLDLPGICIAALVTWVLVIGIKESAAFNTTMVAIKVVIVLFVIGVGSFYVNPANWHPFAPYGLTGVGFFGHTLFGQTGKGGEPLGMLAGAAVIFFAYIGFDSVSTHAEEARNPRKDVPVGIIASLVICTVLYIAVAAILTGMVPYDKINIETPVSDAFRQVGLPWARFLVSVGAMTGITSVLLVMMLSQPRVWLAMARDGLFPESFFGAVHEKYRTPWKATILTGVAVALGAAFLPLRALADLTNIGTLFAFVVVCIAVLIMRVINPEAERPFRAPLYPLVPILGILTCLILMFSLAKENWYRLFAWLAIGFVIYFGYGKKHSVMARLRAEEAAASGPRAVAGKN; this is translated from the coding sequence ATGAAGGGGGAGAACCGGCTGCGCCGGGTCCTGGGGCCCGTCCAGCTCTCCGCCCTCGGCATCGGCGCCGTGATTGGCACCGGCATCTTCGTGCTCACCGGCCAAGCCGCCCACGACCGCACCGGCCCCGCGCTCATGCTGTCGTTCGTGGCTTCGGGCACGGCCTGCATCTTCGCTGCCCTCTGCTACGCCGAGTTCGCGTCGATGGTGCCGGTGGCGGGTTCCGCCTACACCTACGCCTACGCCACCATGGGCGAGCTGTTCGCCTGGATCATCGGGTGGGATCTGATCTTGGAGTACGCCGTGGCTTCGATGACAGTGGCCCACGGGTGGTCGAAGAACTTTCAGGACATCCTTGCCGTCTTCGGGGTGCATCTGCCCAAGGCCCTCTCCAGCTCGCCCTTCGACTATGATCCCTCGCTCGGCCATTTCGTGGGCACGGGCAGCGTGCTCGATCTGCCCGGGATCTGTATCGCGGCCCTGGTCACCTGGGTTCTCGTGATCGGAATCAAGGAGAGCGCGGCCTTCAATACCACCATGGTGGCCATCAAAGTGGTCATCGTTCTCTTCGTGATCGGGGTGGGTTCCTTCTACGTCAACCCCGCGAATTGGCACCCCTTCGCCCCCTACGGCTTGACCGGGGTGGGTTTCTTCGGCCACACCCTTTTCGGGCAGACGGGAAAGGGGGGCGAGCCCCTGGGGATGCTGGCCGGGGCGGCGGTGATCTTTTTCGCCTACATTGGCTTCGATTCGGTCTCCACCCACGCGGAGGAAGCCCGAAACCCACGCAAGGATGTCCCCGTCGGCATCATCGCCTCCCTGGTGATCTGCACCGTCCTTTACATCGCGGTGGCCGCGATCCTGACCGGGATGGTGCCCTACGACAAGATCAACATCGAGACACCGGTGTCGGATGCCTTCCGGCAGGTCGGTCTCCCCTGGGCTCGCTTTCTGGTGAGCGTGGGGGCCATGACGGGAATCACCTCCGTCCTGCTCGTCATGATGCTGAGCCAGCCGCGCGTCTGGCTGGCCATGGCCAGGGACGGCCTCTTCCCGGAGTCGTTCTTCGGCGCCGTGCACGAGAAGTACCGGACACCCTGGAAGGCCACCATCCTCACGGGCGTGGCCGTGGCCCTGGGGGCGGCCTTCCTACCCCTACGGGCCCTGGCCGATCTCACCAACATCGGGACGCTGTTCGCCTTCGTGGTCGTGTGCATTGCGGTCTTGATCATGAGAGTCATAAATCCGGAGGCGGAGCGTCCCTTCCGGGCCCCTCTCTATCCCCTGGTGCCCATCCTCGGCATCTTGACCTGCCTCATCCTGATGTTCTCCCTGGCCAAGGAGAACTGGTACCGACTCTTCGCCTGGCTCGCGATCGGCTTCGTCATCTACTTCGGCTACGGCAAGAAGCACAGTGTGATGGCGCGGCTGCGGGCGGAGGAAGCGGCGGCGTCCGGGCCGCGGGCGGTGGCCGGCAAGAACTGA
- a CDS encoding RidA family protein has protein sequence MPLLSPINPESLAPPRGYSNGMKGTGELLFVAGQIGWNRGGHLVSDDLVAQFAQALDNVLDVVWAAGGRPESVARLVLYVTNKQEYRDRAKAIGEAYRHRMGKHFPAMTLVEVKSLLEDDARVEIEAVALI, from the coding sequence ATGCCCCTTCTCTCCCCCATCAATCCCGAGTCCCTGGCCCCGCCCCGCGGCTATAGCAACGGGATGAAAGGCACGGGCGAACTATTGTTCGTGGCCGGGCAGATCGGCTGGAACCGCGGAGGACACCTGGTCTCCGACGACCTCGTCGCCCAGTTCGCGCAGGCCCTCGACAACGTACTGGACGTGGTCTGGGCCGCGGGGGGACGGCCGGAGTCGGTGGCCCGGCTCGTCCTCTACGTTACGAACAAGCAGGAGTACCGGGACCGTGCAAAGGCGATCGGCGAGGCCTACCGACATCGGATGGGCAAGCACTTCCCGGCCATGACGCTGGTGGAGGTGAAGTCGCTTTTGGAGGACGACGCCCGGGTGGAGATCGAGGCGGTGGCCCTCATATGA
- a CDS encoding YdcF family protein, producing the protein MANRAPDSFWPRAATGLALGALTGLVAHELELLSVLSIWGDRALIVVGGGILGAVIGCTRWRGLIGAAAGGAVGLWLLVAFTPLCALLAQGLPRRDPVGRADAIFVLASRLQADGEPTPDALSRLLHALELLGQSLAPRLILSEQRPPARSYAEAARPILDHLGLRTELLTVGPVRNTHDEAEAVGALFRMRGWKRLLVVTSPTHSRRACAALEHEGIVVLSSPSMETRFDLETLDRADDRLVAFGSLIHERVGFWVYRRRGWILH; encoded by the coding sequence ATGGCCAATCGCGCCCCTGACTCATTTTGGCCCCGGGCCGCCACCGGCCTGGCCCTGGGCGCTCTCACCGGGCTCGTGGCCCACGAACTGGAGCTCCTCTCCGTGCTCTCGATCTGGGGCGATCGCGCGCTCATCGTGGTCGGGGGGGGGATCCTGGGGGCCGTCATCGGGTGCACGCGGTGGCGGGGGTTGATCGGGGCGGCCGCCGGGGGTGCGGTCGGCTTGTGGCTACTGGTGGCGTTCACCCCCCTCTGCGCCCTCTTGGCCCAGGGCCTCCCTCGGCGTGATCCGGTGGGGCGGGCGGATGCGATCTTCGTCCTCGCCTCCCGTCTCCAGGCCGACGGCGAGCCTACCCCGGACGCCCTGAGCCGCCTCCTCCATGCCCTGGAGCTCCTGGGTCAGAGCTTGGCCCCCCGCCTGATCCTCTCCGAGCAGCGGCCGCCGGCGCGGTCCTACGCGGAGGCGGCCCGGCCCATCCTCGATCATCTGGGCCTGCGGACCGAGCTTCTGACCGTGGGCCCCGTTCGCAACACCCACGATGAAGCGGAGGCGGTGGGTGCTCTCTTCCGCATGCGGGGCTGGAAGCGGCTGCTGGTCGTCACCTCGCCCACCCATTCCCGCCGGGCTTGCGCGGCCCTCGAGCACGAGGGAATCGTGGTGCTGTCCTCACCGTCGATGGAGACTCGCTTCGACCTCGAGACCTTGGACCGGGCCGACGACCGGTTGGTCGCCTTCGGCAGCCTCATCCACGAGCGGGTCGGCTTTTGGGTCTACCGCCGCCGGGGCTGGATCCTTCACTGA
- a CDS encoding sodium-translocating pyrophosphatase — MQVESVLPLVLGISLLSLGVAVFLARQVLAADTGKPEMRAISDAIREGAEAFLSRQYRTIALLSLVAAAAIFGFYYSDRDVKNIAEMGEGTFWKVTLSFLIGALCSAIAGYVGMFVSIRANIRTAAAAMTSLNQALRIALRGGAVSGLTVVATSLLGVGGLFYLFGGMHDYRHVPLQIVGFGFGASFVALFAQLGGGIYTKAADVGADLVGKVEAGIPEDDPRNPAVVADLVGDNVGDCAGRGADLFESTAAENVGAMILGIALFPVFGLGGILFPLLARAFGLIATIVGVFTVSCREDEDPMNALNRGYLVTTVLAMVGFGVSVFTLLRPAPGSGAIVHRPYLLLAGIVGILAAYAFVWITQYYTEYKYRPVRSIAEASRTGAATNIITGLAVGFECTGLPVIVISAALMAAYWCGKMGLGEVPGAGLYGTAIATMGMLAPCAYILAMDTFGPITDNAGGIIEMSKQPEEIRRKTDRLDAVGNTTKALTKGYAIGSAALAAFLLFRAYLDEVEKITGSTIRVDLTRVPVFVGGLLGATLVFVFSALAIRAVGKAAQVVISEVRRQFKADPGIMAGTSKPDYARCVDIVTAGALREMVAPGLLAVLTPVAVGFSFRYLSPYGQTGAESVAALLMVGTISGILLATVMNNGGGAWDNAKKYIESGLFTVDGQVVGKKSEAHKAAVVGDTVGDPFKDTAGPSLHVLIKLLSTITLVLAPLFIV, encoded by the coding sequence ATGCAGGTCGAATCGGTACTGCCGCTCGTCCTGGGAATCAGCCTTCTCTCCCTGGGGGTGGCGGTTTTCCTGGCCCGGCAAGTCCTGGCCGCGGACACGGGCAAGCCGGAGATGCGGGCGATATCGGACGCCATCCGGGAGGGAGCAGAGGCCTTCCTCTCCCGGCAATACCGAACGATAGCCCTCCTTTCCCTGGTGGCCGCCGCCGCCATCTTCGGCTTCTACTACAGTGACCGAGACGTGAAAAACATCGCGGAGATGGGCGAAGGAACGTTCTGGAAGGTGACCCTCTCGTTCCTCATCGGTGCTCTCTGCTCGGCTATCGCTGGTTACGTCGGGATGTTCGTCTCTATCCGCGCCAACATCCGCACCGCCGCCGCGGCCATGACCAGCCTCAACCAAGCCCTGCGGATCGCGCTGCGGGGAGGGGCGGTCAGCGGCCTCACGGTGGTGGCTACGAGCCTCCTGGGGGTGGGCGGCCTCTTCTACCTCTTCGGGGGGATGCACGATTACCGGCACGTTCCCCTCCAAATCGTGGGCTTCGGCTTCGGGGCCAGCTTTGTGGCTCTCTTCGCCCAGCTTGGGGGCGGGATCTACACCAAGGCCGCGGATGTGGGGGCCGACCTCGTGGGCAAAGTCGAAGCCGGGATCCCGGAGGACGACCCGCGCAACCCCGCCGTGGTGGCTGATCTGGTGGGTGACAACGTGGGGGATTGCGCGGGCCGCGGGGCCGACCTCTTCGAGTCCACCGCCGCGGAGAACGTGGGGGCCATGATCCTGGGGATCGCGCTCTTCCCGGTCTTCGGGCTGGGGGGGATCCTCTTCCCCCTCTTGGCGCGCGCCTTTGGGCTCATCGCCACCATCGTGGGGGTCTTCACCGTCAGCTGTCGCGAGGACGAAGATCCCATGAACGCCCTGAACCGCGGCTACTTGGTCACGACCGTGCTGGCCATGGTCGGTTTCGGCGTGTCTGTCTTCACCCTCTTGCGGCCCGCCCCCGGCTCGGGCGCCATCGTCCATCGCCCCTACCTGCTCTTGGCGGGCATCGTCGGGATCCTGGCTGCTTACGCCTTCGTCTGGATCACGCAGTACTACACGGAGTACAAGTACCGGCCGGTGCGCTCCATTGCCGAGGCCAGCCGGACCGGAGCCGCCACCAACATCATCACCGGCCTCGCCGTGGGCTTCGAGTGCACGGGCCTGCCCGTAATCGTGATCTCCGCCGCCCTCATGGCTGCATACTGGTGCGGCAAGATGGGTCTGGGAGAGGTGCCGGGAGCGGGTCTCTACGGAACCGCCATCGCCACGATGGGCATGCTCGCTCCTTGTGCTTACATCCTGGCCATGGACACCTTCGGGCCCATCACCGACAACGCGGGCGGGATCATCGAGATGTCCAAGCAGCCGGAAGAGATCCGGCGGAAGACCGACCGTCTGGACGCCGTGGGCAACACCACCAAAGCCCTCACCAAGGGCTACGCCATCGGCTCCGCCGCTCTCGCCGCTTTCCTGCTCTTCCGGGCCTATCTAGACGAGGTCGAGAAGATCACCGGGAGCACGATCCGTGTAGACCTCACCCGGGTCCCCGTATTCGTGGGAGGTTTGCTGGGGGCGACCTTGGTCTTTGTCTTCAGCGCTCTGGCCATTCGGGCGGTGGGGAAGGCGGCCCAAGTGGTGATCTCCGAGGTGCGCCGCCAATTCAAGGCCGACCCAGGGATCATGGCCGGGACCTCCAAGCCCGACTACGCACGCTGCGTCGACATCGTCACCGCGGGGGCGCTGCGGGAGATGGTGGCTCCCGGGCTCCTTGCCGTCCTCACCCCGGTGGCGGTTGGCTTTTCCTTCCGCTACTTGTCCCCCTACGGCCAGACCGGCGCGGAGTCGGTGGCGGCGCTGCTCATGGTGGGGACGATCAGCGGCATCCTCTTGGCCACGGTCATGAACAACGGCGGGGGAGCCTGGGACAACGCGAAGAAGTACATAGAGTCGGGGCTCTTCACCGTGGACGGCCAGGTCGTCGGGAAGAAGTCCGAAGCCCACAAGGCGGCGGTGGTGGGCGATACGGTCGGCGATCCCTTCAAGGATACTGCTGGCCCCTCGCTGCATGTGCTCATCAAGCTGCTCTCGACCATCACTCTCGTGCTCGCGCCCCTGTTCATCGTTTGA
- a CDS encoding acyl-CoA dehydrogenase family protein, with the protein MEEPFLDDRHRQLADKVRTFGDKRLRGGAADESDPAGRTREIVAALARAKILEAAVPAPFGTMDLRSLVTVREGLAYFSSLADTAFAMQGLGSHPLSLAGTDVQKNRWLPAVSAGEVLCAFAVSEPEAGSDLAAVRTRAERDGALWRLSGIKTLISNAGIAGLYTVLARSSESPGYRGLSMFLVDAEAPRLTVKPLETMASHPLGEVRFDATPAVLLGTEGKGYTLALATLDTLRPTVGAAACGLAARALDEAVRWALGRRQFGHPLSYFQATQMALADMHVELTAARLLVRHAAWTKDRGAERIVREGAVAKLAATEMAQRVVDRAVQIHGGQGVLRGSTVERLYREVRSLRIYEGTSEIQKLVIAESILKESR; encoded by the coding sequence ATGGAGGAGCCCTTCCTGGACGACCGCCACCGGCAGCTGGCGGACAAGGTCCGCACCTTCGGGGACAAGCGCCTGCGGGGGGGAGCCGCCGATGAGTCTGATCCCGCTGGTCGCACGCGGGAAATCGTGGCTGCGCTTGCCCGCGCGAAGATCCTGGAAGCAGCGGTGCCCGCGCCGTTCGGGACCATGGACCTGCGCTCGCTGGTAACGGTGCGCGAGGGCCTCGCCTATTTCTCCTCCCTGGCCGACACCGCCTTCGCCATGCAAGGACTCGGCTCCCACCCCCTGAGCCTTGCCGGCACGGATGTTCAGAAAAACCGCTGGCTCCCCGCCGTCTCCGCAGGAGAGGTCCTCTGTGCGTTCGCGGTCAGCGAGCCGGAGGCTGGCTCCGATTTGGCCGCCGTTCGGACACGGGCGGAGCGCGATGGTGCGCTCTGGCGATTGAGCGGGATCAAGACCCTCATCTCAAACGCCGGGATCGCGGGCCTCTACACGGTGCTCGCCCGCAGTTCGGAGTCCCCTGGCTACCGCGGTCTCTCCATGTTTCTGGTCGACGCGGAGGCCCCCCGCCTGACCGTGAAACCCCTCGAGACCATGGCCTCCCATCCCCTCGGCGAGGTCCGCTTCGACGCCACCCCCGCCGTGCTCCTGGGCACCGAGGGCAAGGGCTACACCCTGGCCCTGGCCACCCTCGACACCCTTCGGCCCACCGTAGGGGCGGCCGCCTGCGGTTTAGCCGCACGCGCCTTGGATGAAGCGGTGCGGTGGGCGCTCGGGCGGCGCCAGTTCGGGCACCCCCTGTCCTACTTCCAGGCGACGCAGATGGCCCTCGCCGATATGCACGTGGAACTCACCGCGGCCCGGCTGCTCGTGCGGCACGCGGCCTGGACCAAGGACCGGGGGGCGGAACGGATCGTGCGCGAGGGAGCCGTAGCCAAGCTGGCGGCCACGGAGATGGCCCAGCGGGTGGTGGACCGTGCGGTTCAGATCCACGGCGGCCAGGGCGTGCTGCGGGGGTCCACGGTGGAGCGCCTCTACCGTGAGGTGCGCTCCCTGCGGATCTATGAGGGGACGAGCGAGATCCAGAAGCTCGTGATCGCGGAATCCATCCTGAAGGAGAGCCGCTAG
- a CDS encoding BON domain-containing protein: MTFFCSSAVMRRGGLVALALIASVLRTTPAFSEEEALRRRVEARLAKAGLETNADIQVEVKDGSVILTGAAPTVDALRAAERAARKEARVVDNRLAVMPAEPRSDSEIHKAVRDAILLYPNLTVFDSVELGVEKGVVVLQGSVREPYRGSDIENRVAKVPGVREIKNEIAVQPVSFFDARLRAGLFRSIYGDEMFLRYAQQANPPIHIIVDRGHVTLTGYVGSAVEQAVLGSIARQSLAFSVDNQVKIDGEAAGEASGRTAPSGS, translated from the coding sequence GTGACATTTTTTTGCAGTTCCGCGGTCATGAGGCGGGGGGGACTCGTGGCGCTGGCCCTGATCGCCTCCGTGCTGCGCACGACTCCCGCCTTCTCCGAAGAGGAGGCCCTGCGGAGGCGCGTGGAAGCCCGACTCGCCAAAGCCGGACTCGAAACAAACGCCGACATACAGGTGGAAGTGAAGGACGGCTCCGTCATCTTGACGGGCGCCGCCCCCACTGTCGATGCCTTGCGAGCCGCGGAGAGAGCGGCCCGCAAGGAGGCCAGGGTAGTGGACAACCGGCTCGCGGTCATGCCCGCCGAGCCCCGCTCCGACAGCGAGATCCACAAGGCGGTGAGGGACGCGATCCTCCTTTATCCGAACCTTACGGTTTTCGACAGCGTGGAACTGGGCGTGGAGAAAGGCGTCGTGGTGTTGCAGGGCTCCGTGAGGGAGCCCTACCGCGGAAGCGACATAGAGAACCGAGTGGCAAAGGTTCCCGGCGTGCGCGAGATCAAGAACGAAATCGCCGTCCAACCGGTGTCGTTCTTTGACGCAAGGCTGCGGGCCGGCCTCTTCCGTTCCATCTATGGGGACGAGATGTTCCTCCGCTACGCCCAACAGGCCAATCCCCCGATCCACATCATCGTGGACCGGGGCCATGTCACGTTGACCGGCTACGTGGGCAGCGCGGTCGAGCAGGCGGTGCTGGGATCGATCGCTCGCCAGAGCTTGGCCTTCAGCGTCGACAATCAAGTCAAGATCGACGGCGAAGCGGCCGGGGAAGCCAGCGGCAGGACCGCCCCCAGCGGGAGCTGA
- the fabG gene encoding 3-oxoacyl-ACP reductase FabG, giving the protein MGLVGRRALVTGGGRGIGRATALALARAGVEVAVAARTRAEVEAVAEEALRLGARAHAIAADVGQAEDVRAMFKSARQALGPLDILVNGAGIAPSAPLVKTSDETWGAVLAVNLSGPFFCLREALPEMARRGWGRVINIASIAGKSAMPYIAAYTASKHGLLGLTKVAALEMALSGVTVNAICPGYVDTSMTEQGITRIAGKTGLSNGEVRKKLEEMSPQKRMVSAEEVAALALFLCGEEARGITGQGLNVDGGTVV; this is encoded by the coding sequence ATGGGCTTGGTCGGCAGGCGGGCGCTGGTGACGGGCGGGGGGCGGGGTATCGGCCGGGCCACCGCCCTGGCTCTGGCCCGCGCGGGGGTAGAGGTGGCGGTGGCGGCCCGCACGCGGGCGGAGGTCGAAGCGGTGGCGGAGGAGGCCCTCCGCCTCGGGGCACGAGCGCACGCCATCGCGGCCGACGTGGGCCAAGCGGAGGACGTGCGCGCGATGTTCAAGAGCGCGCGTCAGGCTCTGGGCCCCCTCGACATCCTGGTCAATGGCGCGGGCATCGCGCCCTCCGCGCCCCTGGTCAAGACCTCCGACGAGACCTGGGGCGCGGTCCTGGCCGTCAACCTGAGCGGCCCCTTCTTCTGCCTGCGCGAGGCCCTGCCCGAGATGGCACGCAGGGGCTGGGGTCGCGTCATCAACATTGCCTCCATCGCCGGCAAGTCGGCCATGCCCTACATCGCCGCCTATACCGCCAGCAAGCACGGTCTGCTCGGGCTCACTAAGGTGGCGGCCCTGGAGATGGCGCTAAGCGGGGTGACGGTCAATGCCATTTGCCCCGGCTATGTGGACACCTCCATGACCGAGCAGGGGATAACGCGCATCGCGGGGAAGACGGGCCTGTCCAATGGCGAGGTGCGGAAGAAGCTAGAGGAGATGAGCCCCCAGAAGCGGATGGTGAGCGCGGAAGAGGTGGCCGCCCTCGCCCTCTTCCTGTGCGGGGAGGAGGCGCGGGGCATTACCGGCCAGGGCCTCAACGTGGATGGCGGCACGGTGGTCTGA
- a CDS encoding MarR family transcriptional regulator — MKTTPGPGLAVSVWLRLLKAHGLMLPRVRRTIPQHLTLPQFDVLAQLYRRPPGMTPGELTRELLVTAGNVTGIVDRLARRRLVERRPVPEDRRAVRVRLTSRGHRVMEQAIPRHRRDLELVLAPVSAPDLTRLREALRCLIHALDGQA; from the coding sequence ATGAAGACGACCCCCGGCCCGGGCCTGGCCGTCTCCGTCTGGCTGCGCTTGCTCAAAGCCCACGGTCTGATGCTGCCGCGCGTCCGGCGGACCATCCCCCAGCATCTGACCCTGCCCCAGTTCGACGTGCTGGCCCAGCTCTACCGCCGGCCTCCGGGCATGACCCCCGGTGAGCTCACCCGCGAACTCCTGGTCACGGCGGGGAACGTCACCGGCATCGTGGACCGCCTGGCCCGCCGACGGCTGGTGGAGCGACGGCCCGTACCCGAGGACCGGCGGGCGGTCCGGGTCCGCCTCACCTCCCGCGGACACCGAGTGATGGAGCAGGCCATCCCTCGTCACCGACGGGATCTGGAGCTCGTCCTCGCCCCCGTCTCCGCCCCCGACCTTACCCGTCTGCGCGAAGCCCTTCGCTGCCTGATCCACGCCCTGGACGGTCAGGCATGA
- a CDS encoding enoyl-CoA hydratase family protein, protein MKTRSFLYGESGGVATLTLNRPETLNSLTFQVYRELTDTFRALADRKDVRVVVLTGTGRAFCTGGDVKEIIGDLLHRDAKGLLEFTQLTCDLIRAMRALPRPIVASLNGTVAGAGAAIALAADLRVAADTARIAFLFVRVGLAGADMGAAHLLPRVVGLGRATELLMTGDFIDASEALRIGLYNRVVAPEHLAGETSALVDRLRRGPAAGLAATKQSLNEELHLDLESALDREARVQAELMRAPDFHEGFAAFMEKRKPRFEGAPE, encoded by the coding sequence ATGAAGACCCGGAGCTTCCTTTACGGGGAGTCGGGCGGAGTGGCCACGCTCACCCTCAACCGACCCGAGACCTTGAACTCGCTCACCTTTCAAGTCTACCGGGAGCTGACCGACACCTTTCGCGCCTTGGCCGACCGCAAGGACGTTCGGGTCGTGGTCCTGACCGGGACCGGGCGGGCCTTTTGCACGGGCGGGGATGTCAAGGAGATCATCGGCGACCTCCTGCACCGGGACGCCAAGGGCCTGCTGGAGTTCACCCAACTCACCTGCGACCTGATCCGGGCCATGCGCGCCCTCCCCCGGCCCATCGTGGCCTCCCTGAACGGAACGGTGGCCGGGGCCGGCGCGGCCATTGCCCTGGCCGCGGACCTGCGCGTGGCCGCCGACACCGCCCGCATCGCCTTTCTGTTCGTGCGGGTTGGCCTCGCGGGAGCGGACATGGGGGCCGCTCACCTGCTCCCTCGGGTGGTGGGCCTGGGTCGGGCCACCGAGCTGTTGATGACGGGAGACTTCATCGACGCCTCCGAGGCCCTGCGCATCGGCCTCTACAACCGGGTGGTCGCGCCGGAACACCTGGCCGGGGAGACCTCCGCTCTCGTGGACCGCCTCCGCCGGGGCCCCGCCGCCGGTCTCGCCGCCACCAAGCAGTCCCTAAACGAGGAGCTGCACTTGGACCTGGAGTCCGCGTTGGACCGAGAGGCCCGCGTCCAGGCCGAGCTCATGCGGGCCCCCGACTTCCACGAGGGCTTCGCTGCTTTCATGGAGAAGCGCAAGCCGCGGTTCGAGGGCGCCCCGGAATGA
- a CDS encoding peroxiredoxin, translating to MLEIGAVAPDFEVEDHTGKRVRLSQYRGRPVVLWFYPKADTPGUTAEGCGFRDRIKQYEERGVQILGISFDTVPDNAAFAKKFEFNFPLLCDTTRSVGLAYGACDDATAPTARRISYLIGPDGRVKKAYPKVNAAAHPEEILKDL from the coding sequence ATGCTGGAGATAGGGGCGGTGGCCCCGGACTTCGAGGTGGAGGATCACACGGGGAAGAGGGTTCGCCTCTCCCAGTATCGGGGGCGCCCGGTCGTGCTCTGGTTCTACCCCAAGGCCGACACCCCCGGTTGAACCGCCGAGGGTTGCGGGTTCCGCGACCGAATCAAGCAGTACGAGGAGCGCGGCGTCCAGATTCTGGGCATCAGCTTTGACACCGTTCCCGACAACGCCGCCTTCGCCAAGAAGTTCGAGTTCAACTTCCCCCTTCTCTGCGACACCACCCGCTCGGTGGGCCTCGCCTATGGGGCCTGCGACGACGCGACCGCCCCCACCGCCCGCCGGATCAGCTACCTGATCGGGCCGGATGGCCGGGTGAAGAAGGCTTACCCGAAGGTGAACGCCGCTGCCCATCCCGAGGAGATCCTGAAGGATCTCTGA
- a CDS encoding arsinothricin resistance N-acetyltransferase ArsN1 family B codes for MIRLARDTDAGPMLEIYAPLVRETPISFELAPPSVEEFRERVRKITARTPWLVCEADGEIQGYAYAGPFRARPAYQWAVETTVYVAAPHRGKGVARALYTALLTGLRLAGYYRAYAGITLPNPASVATHERLGFEPVGVFKEAGFKLGHWHDVGFWQLALQGATADPAQPRPLPEVEKTTEWQGSLRAAEAGLR; via the coding sequence GTGATCCGTCTGGCCCGGGACACGGACGCCGGGCCCATGCTTGAGATCTACGCCCCCCTCGTGCGCGAGACGCCCATCTCGTTCGAACTGGCGCCGCCTTCGGTCGAGGAGTTCCGAGAGCGCGTCCGAAAGATCACGGCGCGGACCCCCTGGCTTGTTTGCGAGGCGGATGGTGAGATCCAGGGCTATGCCTATGCGGGCCCCTTCCGCGCGCGCCCCGCCTACCAGTGGGCGGTCGAGACCACGGTCTACGTGGCGGCGCCCCATCGGGGTAAGGGCGTGGCCCGGGCGCTCTACACCGCACTTCTGACCGGACTGCGCCTCGCCGGCTACTACCGCGCCTATGCCGGGATCACCCTCCCCAACCCGGCCAGCGTCGCCACCCACGAGCGCCTGGGCTTCGAGCCGGTCGGCGTCTTCAAGGAGGCCGGCTTCAAACTCGGCCACTGGCACGACGTGGGTTTCTGGCAGCTCGCCCTCCAGGGAGCGACCGCCGACCCCGCCCAACCCCGGCCGCTCCCGGAAGTGGAAAAAACAACGGAATGGCAGGGAAGCTTGCGGGCCGCCGAGGCAGGCCTCCGCTGA